TGCACCCCATCTCCCATGAAATAAACAGTAGCAAATATGTGTTACTGTGCTAAATCCTTATCcacatctcatttaaccctcacagccCTAGGAGCAGGTGTTACTGTCCCCatcccaaagaaacaaaatccaagACACAATGAAGGTTAGTCATCTACCCAAGGTGCCAAGTgaatgagtggcagagctgggacatgaGCCATCTGTCTGCACTACTCATGATACTATGTTCTTCAAAATGCCTCTCCCTCCTAACCACCCCTAGGACTTCTCTGATTCCAAAACCTCACCTGTTTCTAGGGCCCATTCACCTAAGTAATTTCTACATGATCCCCCAGAGGGTAGGTCTGGGAGATGTAATAACCAGGCATCTCCTCCCCTCTGTTCTGACCTCTGTGTTCACAGTATCACAGGACTAAGAGAGGAGGACCGCGGAAAGCTCACGGGCCAGCTCTGCTGCTGGGGAGAAAACATAAACCACCCCAGGGGGACAACCCCTAGCCCAGTAGGGTGCAGAAAGGTAGGTTGTGCCTATAGGGCCCCACCCCCTACCTGCAGGAAGGGCTCTCGGACATGGGATGGATTACTGCACCCTCTGGCTGATCTCGGGTTACTGGCCATTCTTCTTCTGGGCCTGATTGCCAGGAGGGGCAGCTTTGTAGGGGAGATCTTCCAGGCAGCATTGTTTGCTGCTGGGGTTGCTATGGTGATGCTTCCTGGGTGGTGACGCAGGGAGAAGGCCCTTACCTCTCTCTGGGAGAGCTCATTAGTCCCTTGGGCCCCAGCCATCTTTCAGGTGAGGCAGGCAGGGAATAGGACTCCTAAGTTGTGACTGCAAAAGATGGTAATGGGAGCTGCTTCTGGAGAGGGACTTGCCTAGGAGGCAGGGGGAGCAAAGCAGCGTAGGCTGGCTTCCCGGCCTTGGGGTGGGCATGGAGGTGGTCATGAGGCCCCTGTAACTGGACTCATCCTTCCCCAAAGTtcaggggtggtgggggaggtCTACCCCTGTGTCGGCCTTCCCTTATTGGGGAGCTCTAAAAGGCCTAAGGTAACCAGCAGATGCAGAGGTCCCAAAAAGAGGTCAGCTGTGCAGAACCAGCATTGGAAAAACTGCCACTGTCTGTGTCAGAAAGGATGTGTGCCTCTGCAGGTGGGACCAAGCTAAAGCCCTTCGCACTCTCTTTCAAGTGCCCTGCCTTTCCCTCATTACCACCATCTTCATCATCACCCACTTTCTTTTCCAACCCCTCCTTATGCCTTAGGGACCAAACGGCAACACATGACAGACACCAGCATGTCCACCCTGGACTTTATTGAGTAGGTAGCTACAGTAGTGTTCTGGAGCTGACTCACACGCATGCAGTCAGCTGGGGCCTAGGTGGCTCTTTGCAAAGCTGAGGTGCAAGCTAAGGAAGCCAGGCAGATCAGGGCCCTTCCAGCCTCCTCAAGCCTCGGGCCAAGTTCTCATCAATGCTAGTCTCTCTGGCATGATTAGGGACGTTATCAGAGAAACATCTCATGGGCATACATCTGGGacccacactctgcttcagatGCACCCgttcccccaccccaaattcaACTCTTGACCCATTACAAGAGCCCTTTTCACCAGGATTTCTTCTTGCAGGAAAGCTGACTTGGAAACACGGGGAGGTGGGTAGGAGGGGTCCTAAGAGGGACCCTGGAAGCAGACCCACTTGTCTGGGTGCCTAGAGTAAAGAACTCTTGAGGCGGGTACCTTGGGCCTGGAAGAAACCATGCACTGCAGGTCCTCCCTTCTCTAGGAACTCAAAGCAAGGAACAGAAGCAAACTGAAACCCCTTGTCATCCTACCCACCTTCTGGCAGTCTCTAAATAATGATCTAAGGAAATAAGCTTACATTTATAATTAGAGGATAATTTGGAGAATATACACTATTTACAAGGGCCACCCTACAAGAGGCAGGGAAGGTGGGAGACTGCTAAGCACAGATGCAAGCAGTTTGGGGAGCTCCTAATCTCTTTTCACCCTTGTCTTTGCTGTTCCCACCCTTCAGTTCCTAGCAGGGAGCGTGAGGGGTCAGATTCTCTCGGGGAGCATAGGGTGGCAGAGATTGGTCACCAGGACCTCGCTGCTCGCAGAGTGCCCAGTGGCAGCTATGGCGTGGCATCTGCCTCGGCATAACCAGGCACAATGGGGCCAGTGGAGTGGACGGCCCCTGCCTGCTGTTCCCACTCAGAGGACTCGGACGGCCCAGCCACACGAGCACGAGTGGACAGCTTAAGCAGCGAGGGCAAGGTCACGTCTCTACCGCAGCTCGGGAATGAACTGAGCCCAGCTGACACCGTCAGGGCCCAGTGGGTCCTCCTCCAGGCCAGGGAAGCTGATGTCCAGCAGGATCTTACTGAGGCTGTCATTCATTGTATCTAGAACCAGGCCTTCTGTCAGAGAACGGTTGGCTGAAAGGCTGGCAACCTGTGGCTCAGGAGAGCCTGGCTTGGGGACTTCCATATGTGAGGGGGAGCAGCTGCAGAAGGGGTCAGAGGTGAGGTCAAAGGGCTCAGAATTGAGGAGCTCTCGGGGTGAGTCAAAGAGGGGGATACTTTTCAGTGGGGTGGTGCTGAGATCTGTCAGCCCCAGGGAGTCAGGCAGGGGGCCAAAGGCACTCTGGGGGGTCCGGACTGGGCTGAAATCTAGCCCCCGCACTTTGGCTGGGGGTGTGAGCCTCCAGGATTCGGGGGTCATGGGGAGGACAGACTTGCTCGGGGTGGAGGAGATGGGCAGCGTCTCCTTACTGGGTGTCTTAAAAggtcctccctcctcctgggagtAGCCCAGCTGAGAGGCAGGCTCGGAGGACTCTGCCGGGAGAGCAGACTCTGGGGCTTGTCGGGAAGTCCCGGGGCCCTCGGAGAAGAGCAGCTCGGGATCGTCCGGACAGGGAGGCAGTAGATGCTGTTTCCTTCGGGACCGgctcatctccctcctctcccttcgcTTAATCACCAGCATTTCAGAGACACACCGGGCTGGGGACTTGAGCCCACTGTAGGACTTCTTGGCCCTTGGGGTGGGAGAGTGGGACGAATCTTCCCAGGAGTGAGACAGTTCCTCTTTGACAGATGGGCACGGCGAGGGCCACTCTTCCAGGGGCGGGCTCTCTACTTTGATGGGTCTCCCTAAGTGCAGTGTTTCCTCCCCAGGCTGGATTTCTTCCTCCTTGATGGACTGAACCGGAAGCAGAGGAGACAGCCCTTCTCCCAGCAGGAGTCCCTCCTCTGTCACTGGTCCTGCGGTGGGCAGAGGGGCTGCCCCCTCGTCAGCCAGCAGCACCTGAAAGGGAAGCAGGGATGAGGTGAAAGGGAGCTCTCACGGCCTTGCGAGTGAACCCAGTCACAGGCGGGGCACAAGAGCATGACAAAGATAAGTGACATGCTGGTACTGatcctcttttttgtcttttttaagtcTTAAAAACTATTTAATATGAGAATATATGATGAAGATGGTAGTTCAATTCCAGGggtaaaagacagagaaaataaaattgtctattttataccatacacaaagatgtaaacagaaaaattaaaaccatacgAATCCTGAAAGAGAATCTAGGAGACTACATGTACAATCTGAGGGTGGGGGTGACCTTCTTAACCAAGACTGGAAACCCAGAAGCtgtaaaagagaagagagacatatttgactatataaaaatttaaaatctcactGTGGCAAGAGATACCATCAACGAAgttaagaaacaaacaacagaagtaaaaaaatatcTTTGGCGTAAAAGACAGaggttaatattttaataacaaactCACAAATTATTAACAAAACCTTATAGAAAGATGGGCAATGTCCATAAATAAGCATCTCATAAATTCCAAGTGACCAAACGTAATGAGAGGGTGCTCACTTATTGATAAGCaaagaatgataaaatgaaacaagGAGAAATCATTTATATACAGTAGATgggcaaatatttaaaagactaATAATACCAATTCCCGGCAAAGATATAGGTCTTACcacatattgctggtggaaatgtgaatTATCACAGATTTTTTGGAAACCAATCTAGCAATATTTAGTAAGATTTAAAATACCTTTCCACTCAGCAATCTCATGTCTGGGACTCTATCTCATAGAAGCAAAAGCACTATTAAGAAAGATACTTGCAAAGATATTTATTGCAATGTTGTTCATAGGgcaaaaaaactagaaacaaaatgTGCCTATAAAAGTGGAATGGTTGGAAAATTTACGGCATAGCCACACCACAGAATATCATGTGGCTATTAAAAAACAATGACCGAGAGCTCTGCCAAGTGACTTGGAAGAACTTCCATGAGGCAGAAAAGTGTGTGTAATACGATGCCACTTTCCATGGTCTGTGCGTTGCATGTGTATATAAAACGGCTATGactgtgtacatatgtatattacACTAAGAGCGTGGATAAAATACGGAGAATGCATACTGAATTGTCAACATGGGTTATCATGGGGAGCAGGGGGGACTGGGTGAaggtgaggggaagggaggcaaaaaagaagaaaagggggaaaaaagactgcattaaaacaaaatagtacACACGCTACAGTCACATCCAcgcatttatgtaaaattatatatgttgGTATGtacaattttatgtatatttaaaaaatattttttaaataaagaaaataaaagcaaactcaTGTCTTTCTAAACTCCAGAGCCCAGGTATTTCCATCTCACTGAGGGGGCCAGGGGGTCCTATCCTCTACTTTGTTACAGGTCAGCTGCTGCTCACAAACTCTTCTCTACAGGGTCAAGCCCATCACCATATGGTCTTAACTTACCCTCCACACCTTCCCCTCCAGGTAGACCACTGATGCTCACCCAGGGATGattcctccccccctcccccaggagacatttggccaCATCTGGAGACGTTTTCATTGTCACCATGGTGGCGTGCTCCTGGCGTTTGGCGGGGAGAGACGAGGGATGCTGCTAGATAGCCTtcagtgcacaggacagcaccccccatgccccccaccccccgaagAGTTAGCCTGCCCTAAATGTCAATAGTTTGGAGGCTGAGAAACCCAAGTTAGCCTGGGCCAATCACTCTACTGTTATGGTACAAACTGGCATTTCCTGCCTCAGTGGTATCAGCGTGAGAATGCTCTCTCCACACCTGTTTGCTTACCCAAACCTACTTCTTTCTAAAACCCACTTCCCTTGTGAACTCTTCTTTAACCAACCCAGCCCATCTACTGGAATCACCCTCATCCGAATTCTTACAAACTCATCAGGTATTTATGGGCCATCTGACACCACTTACGTTGTAATGCAAATTCCTTTTTAGCTCTTAAAATGCTCTTAAATTTTCCTATGTGTTTATGCCTTGTCTAGCCAACTAGATTTATAAGCTTCTCAAGGAACACTTAGCAGAGTACTCTGCACGTTGTAGATCCAACACTTTTAATcctcagagaaaaacagaagccaCTTACCTTGGGGGCAATGCGGACTCGCTTGCTATGGCGGGCAAGCTCTGAGCTCATGAGTGAAGCTGCCAGGGGCAATGGCACCTTTACCGAGGGCTGCAGCACCAGTGACTGGTTCACCGGGAACTGGATGGGCACCAGGTATGAGCTGACTCGTGGTAGCAGTGGCTTCATCTTCCGCCCTGGGAAGAAACGGGAGAGATGAGGAGCAGGGGTCCGGGGACACGCCCCTTCTCAATCCCAGGAGCTTTGCTCTCCTTCTCTGGGCTCAGATCCTTTTGAGCTGGGCCAGAATCCCGGAGTCTGACTCCCTAAAGCCATGCCCCCAGAACAAGGACGAGGCCTGAGGCCCGCTCTCCCATACTAACGTGCGCCCAGCGGGAGTTCAGTTTTGATGGTCACGTTCCGGCGGAGCTCAGGATTGGGTCGTTTCTGCTGCTGCTTgtgcaggtggggagagaaagaaacctGGGTTAATaaggcaggggaggaggcaggagaaccCACCAGCCGCTCTGGTACTGGGCACTGAGCTAACTGACAGCCCAGAAAGAAAAAGCCGGTTTGGGGTGTGGATGCAGGTGAGCACTGTCTCCAGAGCCTTGTTAGTGGGAAAAGGTGGCCAGCACTCAGACGTACGATGGCAGGACGGCCCTACCGCCTCATCCATGTGTCCTCACCACCCCCAGGGGATGCTAAAGCATGTGGCTCTATGAGTGGCAAAGAAAACCAGGTAGAAAAGTGAGAGGAGAGACTGCCGCCTGCAAGGCCTGTGCCATGCATTCGTGGTTGCTGTCTCGCAGCACCAAGCCCAGGGCGTGTCCCCGCCACGCCCTCCTCTGCTCAGGGCACCTTCATGATGCCCGTGGCGGGGGAGAAGTGGGTGTGAGCCCTGCTCCTGGGGAGGTGAGGTGCGGTCACAAACTGCTCACTCCCAGCAGCTCGGGCTGCCCCGTGTTTAGGGCTGGCAGAGGCCACAGGCTCCCTTCCCCTGCTTCCTGCCTTATCCCTGTCCACTAAAGCCATGCTGAGCAGTGAAAGGAAGACAAGGCCAAGCCCCGAGCCAGAGGGAAAGAACCTTACTGATTCCAAGTGCTCGGGCGATTGTGGAGACCCTGGGTCCAGTGGCTGGTGGCGGTCAGGCATTGTGGGAGAGAAATGAGATGAAGTTACCACCAGCGTGGTCAGTCTGACCAGAAATCTGACCTGGGAAAAATACCTATTCCTGACTGATGCTGAGGGTCGCCCTGGACAAATGTCCCTCCCAGGAGAGCGGCTGTGGCTACCAGCAGCCTGTGGGCACTCTGAAATCCCCAAACAATCATTCTGAACAGACGCTCTGGTGGCTCAGTTTCTGGTCTCCAGCCTAACACAGGGTTTTTTTAGAACAAGCTTTTCCAGACACTTTCTGCAAGAATCAGCTGAGACACTTCTTAAAAATACTTATTGCTGGGTCATCCCAGACCCACTGGATCAGAAGCCCCAAGAGAGGGCCTAGGGGGCTGTATTTCAACAAGCATCCCAGGCAATTCTTATCCACAAGGCAGTTAGGGAAGCACTGCCCCAGGAAGTCCTCTATTTGGACCAGAGCTGTGCTCTCCATGGCCTGGCATGGCCCGTCAGTGTGCCATTTGGAGTCTGTCAACTATACCTAATTCAGCAAGTTTTATGCAAATCACCTAGGCTGgctggcttctctctctgccctgatcATGTAAGATCATCACAGGAGGATTTGTTTCCCTCTGAGATGGATATTATGACCTCCAGCTCCGGCCCTCTTGAGATGAGACCAGGACGCTCACCTTAAACACCTGGTCCAATGTCAAGTAGCGATTGGCACTGGGGTGAATGGTCCAAAAGGAGACCTTGCCATTGGCAGATGTCTCCCGAACAAACATGTCATGGAGAGAAAGGTTGTGGCGAATGGAAttctgaaaggagagaaagacaaccGGTTGTCAGGTACTTTAGCTTCAGAAACATCACCTTTGGTGTTTCAACCTTGCCTATTGGCAACTTTCTCCCTGACACTCCACACTGCAGAGCCGGCCCCCGGAGCCACAAACCCATCTATCCAATGAGGATAAGGACGGGTGCCATTTCTCAGGTTGGTGATAAAGAAAAGACCTAGATAGCTGTCAGGGGCTAGGAAATTGGAGTGAGACTGTAAAGCAATAATCAATAGCAAGAGCGGTGGGTTAAGAAATCAAGAAACTAGGAAATTTAGTTGAGGTATGTGTGTGAAGTTAAGAGTTCTACtgtggggaaaacaaaacagaaaaaccttGGCTTGGAATTGAGTGTCTGTCAGAAGACCTAAGTGTGGCTCTGACATTGTAGTGTGAGCTACGATGACTCCCAGTATCTCAGTGTCCCCGggaataaaaggaagagagaatccCTGCCTTCTAGAGATGATGTGTGACATTACAGGAGGTGAATCTTGGGTCATGAGGCTCACAGACAGCGTTTCTTTTTCATTAAGATTTTTTCATAAAGCTACTTAGTCACTCCAGCTGCTGTTCAATGTGGCACAAGTGGGCTTAGTGCTACGCTGAAGAATCTCCATAAACCTTGGGTAACGACGGATGAAGTGGTGGCAGCGCTCTTTCGGATGATTTTACCTGGATTCAGCAGGATTGAGTCACAATCCAAAAGATACCATTGTTATAGTTCTAGCATCCTTTGCATTTAACCGC
This DNA window, taken from Equus przewalskii isolate Varuska chromosome 5, EquPr2, whole genome shotgun sequence, encodes the following:
- the FOXM1 gene encoding forkhead box protein M1 isoform X3: MRTSPRRPLILKRRRPPLPVQNAPGETSEEEPRKPPAQQEPGQAQASKEVAEPNSCKFPAGIKIINHPTMPNTQVVAIPNNADIQSIITALTAKGKESGSSGPNKFILISCGGAPTHPPGPQPQAQTSNDPKRTKVITETLGPKPAARDINPPRPTGALPGQRWDSGAGGEAAGCTLDSSLTNIQWLGKMSSDGLGSCSIKQEEKENCHLEQSQIKVEESPGASASWQDSMSERPPYSYMAMIQFAINSTERKRMTLKDIYTWIEDHFPYFKHIAKPGWKNSIRHNLSLHDMFVRETSANGKVSFWTIHPSANRYLTLDQVFKPLDPGSPQSPEHLESQQQKRPNPELRRNVTIKTELPLGARRKMKPLLPRVSSYLVPIQFPVNQSLVLQPSVKVPLPLAASLMSSELARHSKRVRIAPKVLLADEGAAPLPTAGPVTEEGLLLGEGLSPLLPVQSIKEEEIQPGEETLHLGRPIKVESPPLEEWPSPCPSVKEELSHSWEDSSHSPTPRAKKSYSGLKSPARCVSEMLVIKRRERREMSRSRRKQHLLPPCPDDPELLFSEGPGTSRQAPESALPAESSEPASQLGYSQEEGGPFKTPSKETLPISSTPSKSVLPMTPESWRLTPPAKVRGLDFSPVRTPQSAFGPLPDSLGLTDLSTTPLKSIPLFDSPRELLNSEPFDLTSDPFCSCSPSHMEVPKPGSPEPQVASLSANRSLTEGLVLDTMNDSLSKILLDISFPGLEEDPLGPDGVSWAQFIPELR
- the FOXM1 gene encoding forkhead box protein M1 isoform X4, encoding MRTSPRRPLILKRRRPPLPVQNAPGETSEEEPRKPPAQQEPGQAQASKEVAEPNSCKFPAGIKIINHPTMPNTQVVAIPNNADIQSIITALTAKGKESGSSGPNKFILISCGGAPTHPPGPQPQAQTSNDPKRTKVITETLGPKPAARDINPPRPTGALPGQRWDSGAGGEAAGCTLDSSLTNIQWLGKMSSDGLGSCSIKQEEKENCHLEQSQIKVEESPGASASWQDSMSERPPYSYMAMIQFAINSTERKRMTLKDIYTWIEDHFPYFKHIAKPGWKNSIRHNLSLHDMFVRETSANGKVSFWTIHPSANRYLTLDQVFKPLDPGSPQSPEHLESQQKRPNPELRRNVTIKTELPLGARRKMKPLLPRVSSYLVPIQFPVNQSLVLQPSVKVPLPLAASLMSSELARHSKRVRIAPKVLLADEGAAPLPTAGPVTEEGLLLGEGLSPLLPVQSIKEEEIQPGEETLHLGRPIKVESPPLEEWPSPCPSVKEELSHSWEDSSHSPTPRAKKSYSGLKSPARCVSEMLVIKRRERREMSRSRRKQHLLPPCPDDPELLFSEGPGTSRQAPESALPAESSEPASQLGYSQEEGGPFKTPSKETLPISSTPSKSVLPMTPESWRLTPPAKVRGLDFSPVRTPQSAFGPLPDSLGLTDLSTTPLKSIPLFDSPRELLNSEPFDLTSDPFCSCSPSHMEVPKPGSPEPQVASLSANRSLTEGLVLDTMNDSLSKILLDISFPGLEEDPLGPDGVSWAQFIPELR
- the FOXM1 gene encoding forkhead box protein M1 isoform X5, with the translated sequence MRTSPRRPLILKRRRPPLPVQNAPGETSEEEPRKPPAQQEPGQAQASKEVAEPNSCKFPAGIKIINHPTMPNTQVVAIPNNADIQSIITALTAKGKESGSSGPNKFILISCGGAPTHPPGPQPQAQTSNDPKRTKVITETLGPKPAARDINPPRPTGALPGQRWDSGGMWSGGQRAGGEAAGCTLDSSLTNIQWLGKMSSDGLGSCSIKQEEKENCHLEQSQIKVEESPGASASWQDSMSERPPYSYMAMIQFAINSTERKRMTLKDIYTWIEDHFPYFKHIAKPGWKNSIRHNLSLHDMFVRETSANGKVSFWTIHPSANRYLTLDQVFKQQKRPNPELRRNVTIKTELPLGARRKMKPLLPRVSSYLVPIQFPVNQSLVLQPSVKVPLPLAASLMSSELARHSKRVRIAPKVLLADEGAAPLPTAGPVTEEGLLLGEGLSPLLPVQSIKEEEIQPGEETLHLGRPIKVESPPLEEWPSPCPSVKEELSHSWEDSSHSPTPRAKKSYSGLKSPARCVSEMLVIKRRERREMSRSRRKQHLLPPCPDDPELLFSEGPGTSRQAPESALPAESSEPASQLGYSQEEGGPFKTPSKETLPISSTPSKSVLPMTPESWRLTPPAKVRGLDFSPVRTPQSAFGPLPDSLGLTDLSTTPLKSIPLFDSPRELLNSEPFDLTSDPFCSCSPSHMEVPKPGSPEPQVASLSANRSLTEGLVLDTMNDSLSKILLDISFPGLEEDPLGPDGVSWAQFIPELR
- the FOXM1 gene encoding forkhead box protein M1 isoform X8, with translation MRTSPRRPLILKRRRPPLPVQNAPGETSEEEPRKPPAQQEPGQAQASKEVAEPNSCKFPAGIKIINHPTMPNTQVVAIPNNADIQSIITALTAKGKESGSSGPNKFILISCGGAPTHPPGPQPQAQTSNDPKRTKVITETLGPKPAARDINPPRPTGALPGQRWDSGAGGEAAGCTLDSSLTNIQWLGKMSSDGLGSCSIKQEEKENCHLEQSQIKVEESPGASASWQDSMSERPPYSYMAMIQFAINSTERKRMTLKDIYTWIEDHFPYFKHIAKPGWKQQKRPNPELRRNVTIKTELPLGARRKMKPLLPRVSSYLVPIQFPVNQSLVLQPSVKVPLPLAASLMSSELARHSKRVRIAPKVLLADEGAAPLPTAGPVTEEGLLLGEGLSPLLPVQSIKEEEIQPGEETLHLGRPIKVESPPLEEWPSPCPSVKEELSHSWEDSSHSPTPRAKKSYSGLKSPARCVSEMLVIKRRERREMSRSRRKQHLLPPCPDDPELLFSEGPGTSRQAPESALPAESSEPASQLGYSQEEGGPFKTPSKETLPISSTPSKSVLPMTPESWRLTPPAKVRGLDFSPVRTPQSAFGPLPDSLGLTDLSTTPLKSIPLFDSPRELLNSEPFDLTSDPFCSCSPSHMEVPKPGSPEPQVASLSANRSLTEGLVLDTMNDSLSKILLDISFPGLEEDPLGPDGVSWAQFIPELR
- the FOXM1 gene encoding forkhead box protein M1 isoform X6, translating into MRTSPRRPLILKRRRPPLPVQNAPGETSEEEPRKPPAQQEPGQAQASKEVAEPNSCKFPAGIKIINHPTMPNTQVVAIPNNADIQSIITALTAKGKESGSSGPNKFILISCGGAPTHPPGPQPQAQTSNDPKRTKVITETLGPKPAARDINPPRPTGALPGQRWDSGAGGEAAGCTLDSSLTNIQWLGKMSSDGLGSCSIKQEEKENCHLEQSQIKVEESPGASASWQDSMSERPPYSYMAMIQFAINSTERKRMTLKDIYTWIEDHFPYFKHIAKPGWKNSIRHNLSLHDMFVRETSANGKVSFWTIHPSANRYLTLDQVFKQQKRPNPELRRNVTIKTELPLGARRKMKPLLPRVSSYLVPIQFPVNQSLVLQPSVKVPLPLAASLMSSELARHSKRVRIAPKVLLADEGAAPLPTAGPVTEEGLLLGEGLSPLLPVQSIKEEEIQPGEETLHLGRPIKVESPPLEEWPSPCPSVKEELSHSWEDSSHSPTPRAKKSYSGLKSPARCVSEMLVIKRRERREMSRSRRKQHLLPPCPDDPELLFSEGPGTSRQAPESALPAESSEPASQLGYSQEEGGPFKTPSKETLPISSTPSKSVLPMTPESWRLTPPAKVRGLDFSPVRTPQSAFGPLPDSLGLTDLSTTPLKSIPLFDSPRELLNSEPFDLTSDPFCSCSPSHMEVPKPGSPEPQVASLSANRSLTEGLVLDTMNDSLSKILLDISFPGLEEDPLGPDGVSWAQFIPELR
- the FOXM1 gene encoding forkhead box protein M1 isoform X2, yielding MRTSPRRPLILKRRRPPLPVQNAPGETSEEEPRKPPAQQEPGQAQASKEVAEPNSCKFPAGIKIINHPTMPNTQVVAIPNNADIQSIITALTAKGKESGSSGPNKFILISCGGAPTHPPGPQPQAQTSNDPKRTKVITETLGPKPAARDINPPRPTGALPGQRWDSGGMWSGGQRAGGEAAGCTLDSSLTNIQWLGKMSSDGLGSCSIKQEEKENCHLEQSQIKVEESPGASASWQDSMSERPPYSYMAMIQFAINSTERKRMTLKDIYTWIEDHFPYFKHIAKPGWKNSIRHNLSLHDMFVRETSANGKVSFWTIHPSANRYLTLDQVFKPLDPGSPQSPEHLESQQKRPNPELRRNVTIKTELPLGARRKMKPLLPRVSSYLVPIQFPVNQSLVLQPSVKVPLPLAASLMSSELARHSKRVRIAPKVLLADEGAAPLPTAGPVTEEGLLLGEGLSPLLPVQSIKEEEIQPGEETLHLGRPIKVESPPLEEWPSPCPSVKEELSHSWEDSSHSPTPRAKKSYSGLKSPARCVSEMLVIKRRERREMSRSRRKQHLLPPCPDDPELLFSEGPGTSRQAPESALPAESSEPASQLGYSQEEGGPFKTPSKETLPISSTPSKSVLPMTPESWRLTPPAKVRGLDFSPVRTPQSAFGPLPDSLGLTDLSTTPLKSIPLFDSPRELLNSEPFDLTSDPFCSCSPSHMEVPKPGSPEPQVASLSANRSLTEGLVLDTMNDSLSKILLDISFPGLEEDPLGPDGVSWAQFIPELR
- the FOXM1 gene encoding forkhead box protein M1 isoform X7, coding for MRTSPRRPLILKRRRPPLPVQNAPGETSEEEPRKPPAQQEPGQAQASKEVAEPNSCKFPAGIKIINHPTMPNTQVVAIPNNADIQSIITALTAKGKESGSSGPNKFILISCGGAPTHPPGPQPQAQTSNDPKRTKVITETLGPKPAARDINPPRPTGALPGQRWDSGGMWSGGQRAGGEAAGCTLDSSLTNIQWLGKMSSDGLGSCSIKQEEKENCHLEQSQIKVEESPGASASWQDSMSERPPYSYMAMIQFAINSTERKRMTLKDIYTWIEDHFPYFKHIAKPGWKQQKRPNPELRRNVTIKTELPLGARRKMKPLLPRVSSYLVPIQFPVNQSLVLQPSVKVPLPLAASLMSSELARHSKRVRIAPKVLLADEGAAPLPTAGPVTEEGLLLGEGLSPLLPVQSIKEEEIQPGEETLHLGRPIKVESPPLEEWPSPCPSVKEELSHSWEDSSHSPTPRAKKSYSGLKSPARCVSEMLVIKRRERREMSRSRRKQHLLPPCPDDPELLFSEGPGTSRQAPESALPAESSEPASQLGYSQEEGGPFKTPSKETLPISSTPSKSVLPMTPESWRLTPPAKVRGLDFSPVRTPQSAFGPLPDSLGLTDLSTTPLKSIPLFDSPRELLNSEPFDLTSDPFCSCSPSHMEVPKPGSPEPQVASLSANRSLTEGLVLDTMNDSLSKILLDISFPGLEEDPLGPDGVSWAQFIPELR
- the FOXM1 gene encoding forkhead box protein M1 isoform X1; the encoded protein is MRTSPRRPLILKRRRPPLPVQNAPGETSEEEPRKPPAQQEPGQAQASKEVAEPNSCKFPAGIKIINHPTMPNTQVVAIPNNADIQSIITALTAKGKESGSSGPNKFILISCGGAPTHPPGPQPQAQTSNDPKRTKVITETLGPKPAARDINPPRPTGALPGQRWDSGGMWSGGQRAGGEAAGCTLDSSLTNIQWLGKMSSDGLGSCSIKQEEKENCHLEQSQIKVEESPGASASWQDSMSERPPYSYMAMIQFAINSTERKRMTLKDIYTWIEDHFPYFKHIAKPGWKNSIRHNLSLHDMFVRETSANGKVSFWTIHPSANRYLTLDQVFKPLDPGSPQSPEHLESQQQKRPNPELRRNVTIKTELPLGARRKMKPLLPRVSSYLVPIQFPVNQSLVLQPSVKVPLPLAASLMSSELARHSKRVRIAPKVLLADEGAAPLPTAGPVTEEGLLLGEGLSPLLPVQSIKEEEIQPGEETLHLGRPIKVESPPLEEWPSPCPSVKEELSHSWEDSSHSPTPRAKKSYSGLKSPARCVSEMLVIKRRERREMSRSRRKQHLLPPCPDDPELLFSEGPGTSRQAPESALPAESSEPASQLGYSQEEGGPFKTPSKETLPISSTPSKSVLPMTPESWRLTPPAKVRGLDFSPVRTPQSAFGPLPDSLGLTDLSTTPLKSIPLFDSPRELLNSEPFDLTSDPFCSCSPSHMEVPKPGSPEPQVASLSANRSLTEGLVLDTMNDSLSKILLDISFPGLEEDPLGPDGVSWAQFIPELR